AACTTCGACTTTTTCGATGCCTTCACCCACTTCAAAGCGGATAAATTTAGCAACTGTCGCTTTTTTCTCTGCTAGTAAATCACCAACTGTTTTGCTTGGATCCATAACAAATGGTTGACCAGTAAGAGATACCTCACCAGTGAATTTACGCATACGGCCTTCAACCATTTTTTCAGCGATTTCACGTGGTTTACCAGATTGCATAGCGATATCAATTTGGATGTTACGTTCATGTTCAACCACATCAGCTGGAACATCGCTTGGGCTAACATATTCTGGTTTGCTTGCCGCAATGTGCATAGCAATATGTTTAACTAATTCTTCGTCACAGCCGCTGTTTGCAGCAACTAAAACACCAATACGTGCGCCATGTTGATAACTACCAACAACTTCACCAGCAATTTTTTGAACACGACGAATACCGATGTTTTCACCGATTTTAGCAACTAAAGCTGTACGTTCTTCTTCAAATTTTGCTTGTAAAGCAGTGAGATCAGTTAAGCCATCATTTAATGCTGCTGTAGCAACTTTATCACTAAATTCTAAGAAACCAGCATCTTTAGCAACAAAGTCAGTTTCACAGTTGATTTCTAAGATTACACCTGATTTTTTATCAGCAGCAATTTTAGAAATAATTACACCTTCAGCCGCAACACGACCTGCTTTTTTAGCCGCTTTTGCTTGACCAGATTTACGCATGTTGTCGATAGCAAGATCGATATCGCCATTCGCTTCAACTAATGCTTTTTTACATTCCATCATACCTGCGCCAGTTCTTTCACGCAGTTCTTTTACCATAGAAGCGGTAATTTCAGCCATTTTTAAATCCTCTAGTTAACCATTATGATGATTGTCATTAGAATGGGTCGATGTTTATTATCGACCCTGAAAATATTTGAGTTTATTACTCAGCTGCTGGAGCTTCTTCAACGAAGCTTTCTTCAGATACTGGAGATTGATTTTGCTCACGACCAGAACGTACTGCTTCAGCTACTGCATTTGCATATAATTGAATAGCACGAATTGCATCATCATTACCAGGAACAATGTAATCAACACCATCAGGATCTGAATTAGTATCAACAACAGCAATGACTGGAATACCTAAATTGTTAGCTTCTTTGATAGCGATATGTTCGTGGTCTGCACCAATAACAAAAATCACATCGGGTAAACCACCCATATTTTTAATTCCACCCAAGCTATTTTCTAATTTAGCCATTTCACGAGCACGCATTAATGCTTCTTTTTTGGTTAATTTGTCAAATGTACCATCATTAGCTTGTGTTTCTAAATCTTTTAGACGTTTGATAGATTGACGTACTGTTTTCCAGTTAGTCAACATACCACCTAACCAACGGTGATTTACATAGTATTGTCCACAGCTTTCAGCGGCTTGTTTAATCGCTTCGCTAGCTGCACGCTTTGTACCAACAAATAAAATTTTACCTTTACGAGCGGCAATCTTGTTTAATTCTGCTAACGCTTCATTGAATAAAGGAACTGTTTTTTCAAGATTGATGATGTGAACTTTGTTACGAGCACCAAAAATAAATGGTTTCATTTTTGGGTTCCAATAACGAGTTTGGTGTCCAAAGTGTACACCCGCTTGTAACATATCGCGCATTGATACTGTAGTCATGATTTCCTCATTTTGACGTTGGGGTTATGCCTCCACATATCCGCTTTATCCGACCTGTTTGTACTTAGCAAAAGGCACCCCGGAAAAGAGTAATGATATGTGTGTGTTATAACGTTAATTAATAATTAAATTTAATGCTATTTATTCGCATTAACTTTTCAAAAAATAATGCAAAAAACTAGCGCGCGTTTTATACCATATTTAGGTAAATATTACTAGATTTATTTAAAGTTAATATTGATTAACTTAAATTCTTGATATCAGTTTTCTATTTTTTCCATTAATTAACCTTTTGTAAGGTTCAAAATTTAATTATACAAAAAAGAAATTGGAAAATTTTGTAAAAAATATTCAGATGTCTATATCATTTCAATTTTTATTTATGTTTTAATTCAATATTAAAAAGGATAAATTATTTATCTGTTATAAATTAAGATTAAAATAAAAGTATAAAATATCAATGGTATTAACTTTAAAAAGATTCCTTATTGCTAACCTAAATCATAATTTTTAATAAAGTAATCTTTCAAATATTAACAAGATATTTATTATCCTTTCATTATAAGTTGAATGATAACTCAGTATTCTCTGTTATTTCGATTTTCTTGCAAAGATAATTTATTTGCTATCATCAAATGACACAATGGTAGCAGGTAATTTGCATAACGGAAATCTAGTTGAATTTATCTAGATAGGTTGAATTTAAGTAAGTGAGAAAAAGTAAGTATATATGAAAATAAGGATTAAAAATTTATAGAAATACAAATTAGCATCATAAAAAAGGACTTATTAAAGCCCTTTTTTAAATAATAATCCTTGTCATTAATTAAACTTTTATAAGGTTCAAAATTTAATTGTATAAAAAAAGAAATTGGAAAATTTTGTAAAAAATATTCAGATATCTATATCATTTAAATTTTTATTTATGTTTTAATTCAATATTAAAAAGGATAAATTATTTATCTGTTATAAATTAAGATTAAAATAAAAGTATAAAATATCAATGGTATTAACTTTAAAAAGATTCCTTATTGCTAACCTAAATCATAATTTTTAATAAAGTAATCTTTCAAATATTAACAAGATATTTATTATCCTTTCATTATAAGTTGAACGATAACTCAGTATTTTCTGTTATTACGATTTTCTTGCAAAGATAATTTATTTGCTATCATCAAGTGACACAATGGTAGCAGGTAATTTGCATAACGGAAATCTAGCTGAATTTATCTAGATAGGTTGAATTTAAGTAAGTGAGAAAAAGTAAGTATACATGGAATTATGTGATTAAAAATTCATTAAAAGGGCTTTAATAAACCCTTTTAACAGCTTGTTAATTAACAATCAGAATTAACCAAATAGTTTATTGAACTGAAGAACAATCCAATCACAAATTGTGCCAAAAAATCCGCTTTCTTGAACATCTTGTAAAGTGACTAATGATTGTTCATTAATTACTTTGCCATCTAATAAAAATTGTATTTTACCTACGCTGGTACCTTTAGCGATTGGTGCATAAATATAATTATCAATA
The sequence above is drawn from the Gilliamella apicola genome and encodes:
- the tsf gene encoding translation elongation factor Ts yields the protein MAEITASMVKELRERTGAGMMECKKALVEANGDIDLAIDNMRKSGQAKAAKKAGRVAAEGVIISKIAADKKSGVILEINCETDFVAKDAGFLEFSDKVATAALNDGLTDLTALQAKFEEERTALVAKIGENIGIRRVQKIAGEVVGSYQHGARIGVLVAANSGCDEELVKHIAMHIAASKPEYVSPSDVPADVVEHERNIQIDIAMQSGKPREIAEKMVEGRMRKFTGEVSLTGQPFVMDPSKTVGDLLAEKKATVAKFIRFEVGEGIEKVEVDFAAEVAAMSKQS
- the rpsB gene encoding 30S ribosomal protein S2 — protein: MTTVSMRDMLQAGVHFGHQTRYWNPKMKPFIFGARNKVHIINLEKTVPLFNEALAELNKIAARKGKILFVGTKRAASEAIKQAAESCGQYYVNHRWLGGMLTNWKTVRQSIKRLKDLETQANDGTFDKLTKKEALMRAREMAKLENSLGGIKNMGGLPDVIFVIGADHEHIAIKEANNLGIPVIAVVDTNSDPDGVDYIVPGNDDAIRAIQLYANAVAEAVRSGREQNQSPVSEESFVEEAPAAE